In the genome of Raphanus sativus cultivar WK10039 chromosome 9, ASM80110v3, whole genome shotgun sequence, the window ATCATTATATCAGTTACTAAAAAGGATTAACGCAGCAACAAGGAAGAAATCTGAGAGTGAATGCTTTCTTCGAACGCGCTCTCTCTCTAACActtcttactctctctctctctctctctctctctacacaCACCTCTTCGTCTTCGTTATCTCCTCAGAGAGTCTTATCACACTGCAAAGTGGAAGAAGCTATATTCACTTGTCAGCATCAAATTTAGGGATCTGACGCCTCCCTGGATTCTCGATTGCTCCTCCGACTCTCAGCTTTTTTTCTCTCGATTGAAGCTGCTGAAAAATCTGGTAAGAACTAGGTCTCGATTAGGCACCTTCCCATGATCAATTTCACCctgaaagtttgaaactttttgATTTGGGTCTTTTTGTCTCTGTCTGTGGATTTGAGACAAATTGAGATTGAATGGTGGGTTTATCATCTCTGCTGTGTCTAGGTTTCCTTTAATGGAACTTGTCTGTGTAGATCTGTTTCAAAAGGTTGAAACTTTAAAGTTTACTGTTGGCAGTGGATCTCAGAGTAGCTATGGTTAGAAGATGAtcacattcattttttttttattgcaggAGATTCTCATTGATATCATATCTTCTGGGGAGTGATGGAGCTGAAACCCTAactttgtgtttttgtttttttttgtaatcagaTCTTTCAGCTGCTTCTTTCTCTGAATTGGTCAGACGCTAGTGGGATTATTAAAAAATGGCGTTTAAATTGGGACTTTATTTCAATTGTTGACCTCTGTTGGGTCAACCGAGTATGATCTCTGAAGTGGTCAAAAGGATACTTACTCTCTAGTGTGGAACGAACAGcatctttttaaaagaaaagagttaTATAGTAAAGATCATGCCTTGGTGGAGCAAACATTCATCaaaagatgaaaagaagaaatCCAGCAAGGAGAGTATCATCGACGCCTTTAACCGGAAACTAGGGTTTGGTTCCGAGGATAAGTCTAGTTGTCGTTCAAGAAAGTCGTCAAGGAGACGACGTGATGAGATTGTGTCTGAGAGAGGAGCTATATCTAGACTACCATCGAGATCTCCATCTCCTTCTACTCGGGTTTCACGCTGTCAGAGCTTCGCAGCGAGGTCTCCCGCTGTGCCTCTCCCTCGTCCTGCTCTCCGTACTGCTGTGACTCGCATTGACTCTGGATCGCAGAGACCAGGTTCCAATGCTAGTTTGCCACTTCCGAAGCCacatggtggtggtggtgcttCCAATGTGCCTGATAGTATCGGTGCTGAGGCTGATTTCACCACTGCTTCTGTGTCTAGTGGAAGCTCTGTGGGTGACAATCCATCTGATTCTATTCTTAGTCCATTGGCTTCTGATTGTGAGAATGGGAACAGAACTGCACTAAACATTTCTTCAAGGtgagttctctctctctctctcactttatCTCACTCTATGTCTTGCTATATTAAACATATTGTTATTCACTCTTATATGTATAGGGATCAGCCAATGCATAGTAACAAAAACTCAGCTGAGATGTTCAAGCCTGTCCCAAATCTGTCCCACAAAAACCGGAGACCTCTGGGGACTCATGTGAAGAATCTACAAATCCCAAAACGGGACCTAGTGCTCTGCAGTGCTCCAGACAGCTTGCTTTCTAGTCCTTCAAGGAGTCCAATGAGATCATTTGTTCCAGATCAGGTCTCAAACCATGGGTTGTTGATTGGCAAACCATATCCAGATGTTTCCTTGCTTGGATCCGGACAGTGTTCGAGCCCGGGTTCAGGTTACAACTCGGGTAACAACTCCATCGGTGGAGATATGTCTGCTCAGCTGTTTTGGCCTCAGAGCAGGTGTAGCCCTGAATGTTCCCCTGTGCCTAGCCCAAGAATGACGAGTCCTGGTCCTAGCTCAAGAATACAGAGTGGCGCCGTCACGCCTCTTCATCCTCGAGCTGGAGGATCAACCACTGGCTCTCCTACTAGACGGCTTGATGATAGCAAACAGCAAAGCCACCGTCTGCCTCTCCCGCCGTTATTAATATCAAATACTTTTCCGTTGTCTCCGACATATTCGGCAGCTACATCCCCGTCTGTTCCTCGTAGTCCAGCAAGGGCAGAGGCTACAGTAAGCCCTGGATCAAGATGGAAAAAAGGGAGATTGCTGGGGATGGGCAGCTTTGGACATGTGTATCTTGGTTTCAACAGGTTTGTAGTTTCTAATTGGAAAGACCATGCATGTTTTATTTCTATGCCACTCCTGGTTTTGATCAGCTATGTTTTCTTCCTCAGTGAAAGTGGTGAGATGTGTGCAATGAAAGAGGTTACTTTATGCTCTGATGATGCCAAGTCAAGGGAGAGTGCCCAACAATTGGGCCAGGTGAGTTGCAAATCATCACATTTAAGTTTTAAGTGCAGTTAGTCTCTTGAGTTTGCTAACatttaagtttcttttttaataactGACTCTCACAGGAGATTGCAGTTCTAAGCCGTTTACGACACCCTAATATAGTGCAGTATTATGGCTCTGAAACTGTAAGTCTTACAGATATTTTGTTGATCTTTCTGTTCTCTGATACCACGCTGAGGATACTAGCAGCTGTTTCAGCTCAACTAATTCATGCAAATGCCTATGCTTCTCTTACATCCTTGCCCACATACAGGTAGATGACAAGTTGTATATATATCTGGAGTATGTCTCTGGTGGTTCTATCTATAAGCTTCTTCAGGAGTACGGACAGTTTGGTGAGAATGCAATCCGTAACTACACACAACAAATTTTATCAGGTCTCGCGTACTTGCACGCTAAAAACACTGTTCATAGGTGAGCCTTTTTCTATACATTGTCCTGATTCATCGGTTTCCTTCAGTGGAGAATCAAGTGATTATGGATTTTAACTATGTTCAGGGACATCAAAGGAGCAAATATATTGGTGGATCCTCATGGACGGGTAAAAGTGGCTGATTTTGGGATGGCAAAACATGTATGGAAATGTTCTCTTCAATCTTGTGCTCTTGTCTTGTTTGAAATTTTGCTTCAACTCCAGATAGACATGTTTGCATAATTCTAATACAAATTCATGAACGAAATGCAGATAACTGCTCAATCTGGTCCTTTATCATTCAAGGGAAGCCCATATTGGATGGCACCTGAGGTCAGTATGCTGCTACAAACATTAGTTTCATGCTGATAGGCTATAAGCTGATGCTTTATACCTTGCGTTATGGATATCAGGTGATACAGAACTCAAGTGGCAGTAACCTTGCGGTCGACATATGGAGTCTCGGATGTACTGTTTTAGAAATGGCTACAACGAAACCTCCATGGAGCCAGTATGAAGGGGTTAGTGAATTATCAAGTACTAAAGAAAACAAGAGACTTAGTGAAGTGAAACCTTTCCATCCTCATACATGTGTTGTTCTTTACAGGTTCCTGCTATGTTCAAGATTGGAAACAGCAAGGACCTTCCAGATATCCCTAATCATTTATCTGAAGAAGGGAAGGATTTTGTGAGAAAATGCTTACAAAGAAACCCCGCAAATCGTCCAACAGCTGCTAAGCTTTTAGAGCACGCTTTTGTTAAAAACGTGATGCCGTTGGAAAGGCCTCTTGTGATTGCCGAGTCTGCAGAATCTATGAATGTAGCGTCAAGCACCATGAGATCACTGGTATTACAAATCTCTCTTGTTTTCCTCAATCCCTGTGCTTCTGGTTGCCTGACAAATCTGTCTGTTTTCAGGACATTGGACACACAAGGAGCCTCCCGTTAGACTCGGAAGATACAAGCAATTACCAGCAGAAAGGATTAAAACCTGGCTTGGGATTCAGGTACCTTATTAGCCACTTCATTTTCTAAGCATCTAAACATGTTTGTGGCTtaactttctttcttttggtcACAGTACATCCCAGTCTCCTAGGAACATGTCCTGCCCGATTTCACCAGTCGGTAGTCCAATCTTCCACTCGCATTCGCCGCATATTAGCGGAAGAAGATCTCCATCCCCGATATCTAGTCCCCATGTTCTCTCCGGCTCATCAACACCTTTAACTGCGGGAGGTGGAGCCATCCCTTTCCATCACCAGAGACAGACCACAATCAACTTGTTGCAAGAAGGGATAGGATCAAGCAGAAACCCCGGAAGTGCAGGAAACTTCTACACCAACAGCTATTTTCAGGAGCCTAGACAGCCTCGGAGTAGTCCAAGGACACCTCCTCATGTATTTTGGGACAACAACGGTTCGATCCAACCGGGGTATAACTGGAACAAGGACAACCAACCAGTCTTGTCTGATCATGTGTCACAGCAGCTATTAAGCGAGCATCTGAAACTGAAGTCCCTTAATCTGAGACCTGGGTTTTCAACTCCTCCCGGTTCGACAAACAGAGGACCCTAACCAAACAAACATATAGCTGGCAGAGACTCCTCCCTGACTTGGGAATCACAACACGGATTGGAGGGTTAGAATCTCAGGGTTTAGGGTGAATGAGCCGTGAGGACAACCTTGAACCATTGGATAATATCAAGAAATGAGGattcgttttttttgttttgttggaaAAATCTGAAGAGCTCTTTATCttgtctttctctttttctctgaGGATAGATGGAAGTGAGAGAGAGGAAGGAGATCAACAACCAAGAAATTTGATTGTGTATAGAACAGAAATTCAATCTTTCATCTAATTCGTCTCTTTCCCtctctttcttttatatttGGTCTGGTTTGTTGCTGATGATGAGACGAAAGAGAGGGCAAAGCAACTTTTAAACTCATTTGATGTAATCTACTTTTTATTTGCAAGAAAATCCCACTTTAGATTATAAGTCCACTCTCTTTCAAACTCTTACATTTTGGACGAAAAGGGAAAATGAAAAATCAAGTCAGCAAGATAATAATGATCATTTAGATTACAAAATCAACACAACGATGATATTGATAGCTTAACATGTTTGTACTATGTGTATATACAACACTCTTCTCTTACAAAAGGAACAAACCATATAGACACAGAACGATCGTGGATTCTTCTTCAATGATGACGATGCAAATATAAATTCAAGAGGACTGGAGAGGATAAGAATCTTACGGCTTACGTTACATTGGTTACAAACCCGAAAGgctttttatatgtatatatctctTGTGAGG includes:
- the LOC108827561 gene encoding mitogen-activated protein kinase kinase kinase YODA is translated as MPWWSKHSSKDEKKKSSKESIIDAFNRKLGFGSEDKSSCRSRKSSRRRRDEIVSERGAISRLPSRSPSPSTRVSRCQSFAARSPAVPLPRPALRTAVTRIDSGSQRPGSNASLPLPKPHGGGGASNVPDSIGAEADFTTASVSSGSSVGDNPSDSILSPLASDCENGNRTALNISSRDQPMHSNKNSAEMFKPVPNLSHKNRRPLGTHVKNLQIPKRDLVLCSAPDSLLSSPSRSPMRSFVPDQVSNHGLLIGKPYPDVSLLGSGQCSSPGSGYNSGNNSIGGDMSAQLFWPQSRCSPECSPVPSPRMTSPGPSSRIQSGAVTPLHPRAGGSTTGSPTRRLDDSKQQSHRLPLPPLLISNTFPLSPTYSAATSPSVPRSPARAEATVSPGSRWKKGRLLGMGSFGHVYLGFNSESGEMCAMKEVTLCSDDAKSRESAQQLGQEIAVLSRLRHPNIVQYYGSETVDDKLYIYLEYVSGGSIYKLLQEYGQFGENAIRNYTQQILSGLAYLHAKNTVHRDIKGANILVDPHGRVKVADFGMAKHITAQSGPLSFKGSPYWMAPEVIQNSSGSNLAVDIWSLGCTVLEMATTKPPWSQYEGVPAMFKIGNSKDLPDIPNHLSEEGKDFVRKCLQRNPANRPTAAKLLEHAFVKNVMPLERPLVIAESAESMNVASSTMRSLDIGHTRSLPLDSEDTSNYQQKGLKPGLGFSTSQSPRNMSCPISPVGSPIFHSHSPHISGRRSPSPISSPHVLSGSSTPLTAGGGAIPFHHQRQTTINLLQEGIGSSRNPGSAGNFYTNSYFQEPRQPRSSPRTPPHVFWDNNGSIQPGYNWNKDNQPVLSDHVSQQLLSEHLKLKSLNLRPGFSTPPGSTNRGP